Below is a window of Paremcibacter congregatus DNA.
TACTGGAAAAATGGCAAGCTGAACAAGTAACCCCAACGGCAGACAGTAAAAAAATAAAGGGTAGGATGTGACACGGGTAAAAAGCTGGTGGGCGGCGATTGAGGTTTTTCGGAAAAAGCATGTCATTGCCATGCTGTTCTTCGGCTTTTCCAGTGGCTTGCCCCTGGCGCTGTCATTTAGCATTCTCGGGTTATGGTTGAAGGAAGACGGTATGTCGCTGGGCAATGCCGTGCAATTCTCCCTCGTCGGTTTGCCGTATCTGTTTAAATTCGCCTGGGCCCCCCTGATTGATCGGGTGCCGTTGCCATTCCTCAGCTCGCTTATGGGGCAACGGCGCAGCTGGATGCTGTTGTCACAGGGTATGGTAATGGTGATGATATTTGCGCTTGGCGGTTTTGCTTCCGCAACGGCGCCGGTCCTGACAGCTTTTGTCGCGCTTGCCATGACTTTCAGTTCCGCCACGCAGGATATTGTGGTTGATGCCTACCGAATAGACCGTCTGGCCGAAGATGAACAAGCGGCCGGGGCGGCGATGATCATTTATGGCTATCGTATTGGCATGCTGGTGTCAGGAGGGGGCAGCCTTATTCTGGCTGATCACATGGGCTGGCCAGCTGTCTATGCCATCATGGCGGTGTTGATGAGCGTCGGGATCATCACGACTTTGTTGAACCGGGAACCCGAAAATATAGAAAAACAACTGGTCAGGGATCAGGAACGGGACCTGGCCGTGCAGTTCAGCGAAAAATTCAGTCCGGGGTTGGCGCGGTTTCTCGCCTGGGTCCAGGTTGCCATTTGGGCGCCGTTTCAGAATTTCATGACTAAAAAAGCCTGGGTTCTTATTCTGTTGACCATTGTATTGTTCAAACTGGGCGATGCGCTGGCCGGGGTGATCACCAATTTGTTTCTGGTTGACGCCTTGGGGTTCAGTAAAACCCAGGTGGGCACGATTGTGAAAGGTTTTGGTCTGATCGCCACTTTGTCCGGCATTGCAGTTGGCGGGGTCTTGCTCAAACGGTTCGGAATGTTCCGGGCGTTGGTGTTGTGCGGCGTTCTGCAACTGGGGTCTAACGCGCTGTTCATTGTGCAATATCATTTGGGAGTCGACGTCGCTTTC
It encodes the following:
- a CDS encoding AmpG family muropeptide MFS transporter; its protein translation is MTRVKSWWAAIEVFRKKHVIAMLFFGFSSGLPLALSFSILGLWLKEDGMSLGNAVQFSLVGLPYLFKFAWAPLIDRVPLPFLSSLMGQRRSWMLLSQGMVMVMIFALGGFASATAPVLTAFVALAMTFSSATQDIVVDAYRIDRLAEDEQAAGAAMIIYGYRIGMLVSGGGSLILADHMGWPAVYAIMAVLMSVGIITTLLNREPENIEKQLVRDQERDLAVQFSEKFSPGLARFLAWVQVAIWAPFQNFMTKKAWVLILLTIVLFKLGDALAGVITNLFLVDALGFSKTQVGTIVKGFGLIATLSGIAVGGVLLKRFGMFRALVLCGVLQLGSNALFIVQYHLGVDVAFLHVTIGVENFTGGMGTVVFVAYLSALCNKAFSATQYALMSALAAVPRGFLSANAGHWVESLGWVNFFTLTILAAVPGILLLFILRRYDMGIVSVEKELSPDVR